A portion of the Streptomyces erythrochromogenes genome contains these proteins:
- a CDS encoding transporter, whose protein sequence is MSAPAAPAGATGASGTAGTVAGTAPSAAPLALTPIFLRIKLSLLRNGLKGSSKRKAAYFSTLAFALVVGFFMTLGLGLLHGNAHAGTVVVLLAAILALGWAFMPLFFPTGDETLDPSRLVMLPLRPRPLVRALLVSSLVGIGPLFTLCLAIGSVIAVARGAAGAVAAVVAVPLLLLGCVTLARAVATANVRLLTSRKGRDLALLSGLVIAVGAQLANFASQSLFQAGGLSKLEPVEAVLQWLPPATAVGMVDSVSEGAYGRAAAQLVLTVAAVAALLWSWERSLTKLMVTPDGSTIAASGPVKGRDGAGGGFWSLMPGGRTGASMQRSLRYLVRDPKTKSATVTALAIGAIVPVFNALQGTGSVYLGCFGAGMLGVQMYNQFGQDTSAFWMVAQTISNTRDAYVELRARAAALALVTVPYTVLVTAVTAVLLDDWQGFAAGVGVALALLGAMLCTGALASARFPYSIPTDGAFKNVAPGQGGLAWGGIAAGMLVSALVCAPVIALAIWLNMAEHRDTSWVVLPIGVAWGWLAAWAGLRLAAPTVSRKLPEILLAVSKG, encoded by the coding sequence ATGAGCGCGCCCGCCGCCCCCGCCGGGGCCACCGGCGCCTCCGGCACCGCAGGGACCGTCGCGGGAACGGCGCCCTCCGCCGCACCGCTCGCGCTGACCCCGATCTTCCTCCGCATCAAGCTGTCCCTGCTGCGCAACGGGCTGAAGGGCTCCTCGAAGCGCAAGGCCGCCTACTTCTCGACGCTGGCCTTCGCGCTGGTGGTCGGCTTCTTCATGACGCTCGGCCTGGGCCTGCTGCACGGCAACGCGCACGCGGGCACCGTCGTGGTCCTGCTGGCCGCGATCCTGGCGCTCGGCTGGGCCTTCATGCCGCTGTTCTTCCCCACCGGGGACGAGACGCTGGACCCGAGCCGGCTGGTGATGCTGCCGCTGCGCCCGCGTCCCCTCGTACGGGCCCTGCTCGTCAGCTCGCTCGTCGGCATCGGGCCGCTGTTCACGTTGTGCCTGGCGATCGGCTCGGTGATAGCCGTCGCGCGCGGCGCCGCCGGCGCGGTGGCGGCCGTGGTGGCCGTACCGCTCCTGCTGCTCGGCTGCGTCACCCTCGCCCGGGCCGTGGCGACGGCCAACGTACGCCTGCTGACCAGCCGCAAGGGGCGCGACCTGGCGCTCCTCAGCGGCCTGGTGATCGCGGTGGGCGCGCAGCTGGCCAACTTCGCCAGCCAGAGCCTCTTCCAGGCGGGCGGCCTGTCGAAGCTGGAGCCCGTCGAGGCGGTGCTGCAGTGGCTGCCGCCGGCGACCGCCGTCGGGATGGTCGACTCGGTGAGCGAGGGCGCGTACGGGCGGGCGGCGGCCCAGCTGGTGCTGACCGTGGCCGCCGTGGCCGCCCTGCTGTGGTCCTGGGAGCGCAGCCTCACCAAGCTGATGGTCACCCCGGACGGTTCGACGATCGCGGCCTCCGGACCGGTCAAGGGCCGCGACGGCGCCGGCGGCGGCTTCTGGTCGCTGATGCCGGGCGGCCGGACGGGCGCCTCCATGCAGCGCAGCCTGCGCTACCTCGTGCGTGACCCGAAGACGAAGTCGGCCACGGTGACCGCGCTGGCGATCGGCGCGATCGTGCCCGTCTTCAACGCGCTGCAGGGCACCGGGTCGGTGTACCTCGGCTGCTTCGGCGCGGGCATGCTCGGCGTGCAGATGTACAACCAGTTCGGGCAGGACACCTCGGCGTTCTGGATGGTCGCGCAGACCATCTCGAACACCCGTGACGCGTACGTGGAGCTGCGCGCCCGCGCTGCCGCGCTGGCCCTGGTCACCGTCCCGTACACGGTCCTCGTCACGGCGGTCACCGCGGTCCTGTTGGACGACTGGCAGGGCTTCGCCGCGGGGGTGGGCGTGGCCCTGGCCCTGCTGGGCGCGATGCTCTGCACGGGGGCGCTGGCCTCGGCCCGCTTCCCGTACTCCATCCCGACGGACGGCGCCTTCAAGAACGTCGCGCCGGGGCAGGGCGGGCTCGCCTGGGGCGGCATCGCGGCCGGAATGCTGGTGTCGGCGCTGGTGTGCGCGCCGGTGATCGCCCTGGCGATCTGGCTGAACATGGCCGAACACCGGGACACGTCCTGGGTGGTACTCCCGATCGGTGTGGCCTGGGGCTGGCTGGCCGCCTGGGCCGGCCTGCGGCTCGCGGCCCCGACGGTGTCGCGGAAGCTCCCGGAGATCCTGCTGGCCGTCAGCAAGGGCTGA
- a CDS encoding ABC transporter ATP-binding protein, translating into MPDQGDATGGTHGTEGARTAPSAVRVEGLWKRFGEQVAVAGIDLELPAGKFIGLVGPNGAGKTTTLSMVTGLLRPDMGRVLVAGHDVWADPTEVKARIGVLPEGLRLFERLSGRELLGYMGRLRGLPGEETDKRATQLLDILDLAGSQHKLVVDYSTGMRKKIGLAAALLHNPEVLFLDEPFEGVDPVSAQTIRGVLERYTASGATVVFSSHVMELVESLCDWVAVMAAGRIRAAGPLADVRGSAPSLQAAFLELVGAHGRDTAGDSLDWLGGNSGASGTVVR; encoded by the coding sequence ATGCCGGACCAGGGCGATGCGACGGGTGGAACGCACGGGACGGAGGGCGCGCGAACCGCGCCGTCCGCCGTGCGCGTGGAAGGTCTGTGGAAGCGGTTCGGCGAGCAGGTGGCCGTCGCCGGCATCGATCTGGAGCTGCCCGCCGGGAAGTTCATCGGCCTGGTGGGGCCGAACGGCGCGGGCAAGACGACCACGCTGTCCATGGTGACGGGGCTGCTGCGCCCCGACATGGGGCGGGTCCTCGTCGCGGGGCACGACGTGTGGGCCGACCCGACCGAGGTGAAGGCGCGGATCGGCGTCCTGCCCGAGGGACTGCGGCTCTTCGAGCGGCTGTCGGGACGTGAACTGCTCGGCTACATGGGCCGTCTGCGCGGACTCCCCGGCGAGGAGACCGACAAGCGGGCCACGCAGCTGCTGGACATCCTCGACCTCGCCGGTTCGCAGCACAAGCTGGTCGTCGACTACTCGACCGGCATGCGCAAGAAGATCGGCCTGGCGGCGGCCCTGCTGCACAACCCCGAAGTGCTCTTCCTGGACGAGCCGTTCGAGGGCGTCGACCCGGTGTCGGCGCAGACCATCCGCGGAGTGCTGGAACGATACACCGCGTCCGGTGCCACGGTCGTCTTCTCCTCCCACGTGATGGAGCTCGTCGAGTCGCTGTGCGACTGGGTGGCCGTGATGGCCGCCGGCCGCATCCGCGCCGCGGGCCCGCTGGCCGACGTACGGGGCTCCGCGCCCTCCCTCCAGGCCGCCTTCCTCGAACTGGTCGGCGCGCACGGGCGGGACACGGCCGGGGACTCGCTGGACTGGCTCGGCGGCAACTCCGGGGCTTCCGGGACGGTCGTGCGATGA
- a CDS encoding bifunctional DNA primase/polymerase, whose translation MGVTETAPIPKQRGEQLLDHAVRYAEERHWDVFAGTWLEPGDGRELCSCGAADCPAPGAHAAVKDWAAHATGSAVQVRRVWGKNPQASILLPTGRSFDALDVPDSAGFLALARLERMQRTLGPVTLTPDHRMLFFVLPGAGVKVADLVRKLGWTPSAIDLTARGEGEYVAAPPTRFGGRGAVQWARRPTPANRWLPDTEELIDALAYACGSEAAAERKRRQG comes from the coding sequence ATGGGAGTCACGGAGACCGCACCCATCCCCAAGCAGCGCGGCGAGCAGCTGCTGGACCATGCCGTGCGGTACGCGGAAGAACGGCACTGGGATGTCTTCGCCGGCACCTGGTTGGAGCCCGGGGACGGCCGGGAGCTGTGCTCCTGCGGGGCCGCGGACTGCCCGGCGCCCGGCGCGCACGCGGCGGTGAAGGACTGGGCGGCGCACGCCACCGGCAGCGCGGTACAGGTGCGCCGGGTCTGGGGGAAGAACCCGCAGGCGTCGATCCTGCTGCCGACGGGCCGGAGCTTCGACGCGCTGGACGTGCCGGACTCGGCCGGCTTCCTGGCGCTGGCCCGGCTGGAGCGCATGCAGCGCACCCTCGGGCCGGTCACGCTGACGCCCGACCACCGGATGCTGTTCTTCGTGCTGCCCGGCGCCGGCGTCAAGGTCGCCGACCTCGTGCGCAAGCTGGGCTGGACGCCGTCCGCGATCGACCTGACCGCCCGCGGCGAGGGCGAGTACGTCGCCGCCCCGCCCACCCGCTTCGGCGGCCGGGGCGCGGTCCAGTGGGCGCGCCGCCCCACGCCCGCGAACCGCTGGCTGCCGGACACGGAGGAGCTGATCGACGCACTGGCGTACGCGTGCGGCAGCGAGGCGGCGGCGGAACGCAAGCGGCGCCAGGGGTGA
- a CDS encoding ferritin family protein has protein sequence MTQSGQGGAPQPGAPWDPDPASGYPAYPEQPQQAQPGAAYGYPQAYPAAEAAPGHVVGPGYEGPGAPHGYGYPPLPEAVTQYIPPVPADPAAPAHEEAATQYIAPVPAYPGPPGHDEAATQFIPPVPAAPMAPAHEEAATQYIPPVPAGPGAPAASGVEGFDGLFRGDDSAGHTQHLPPVQEPVLRGRPPQRPYPPRAQAPVPQAHPHQPHPHQQYAPPPPPPAEPSRKVSPAIIGAVVIGLAVVGLGVGTLLPDGKPQNNDPGAVPAAPTASSGSAAPGEAPVDPARPQAVQLDKLLADSNDSRAAVIKAVEDIKSCTNLDQAASDLRDAARQREELITRLQELKVDKLPDHAKLSAALNKAWQASADADNSYAAWADDVDDDKCKDGKAKATKNASEGNRSSGEATKAKESAATLWNTIAAKYGLTKRDKSQL, from the coding sequence GTGACGCAGAGCGGACAAGGGGGCGCCCCACAGCCGGGTGCTCCGTGGGATCCGGACCCGGCGTCCGGGTATCCGGCGTACCCGGAGCAGCCGCAGCAGGCGCAGCCCGGGGCCGCCTACGGGTATCCGCAGGCCTACCCCGCGGCGGAGGCCGCGCCCGGGCACGTGGTCGGGCCCGGCTACGAGGGGCCCGGCGCACCGCACGGCTACGGCTATCCGCCGCTGCCCGAGGCCGTCACCCAGTACATCCCGCCCGTCCCGGCCGATCCCGCGGCCCCCGCGCACGAGGAGGCGGCGACGCAGTACATCGCGCCCGTCCCCGCGTACCCCGGGCCCCCCGGGCACGACGAGGCCGCGACCCAGTTCATACCGCCCGTGCCGGCCGCCCCCATGGCCCCCGCGCACGAGGAGGCGGCGACGCAGTACATCCCGCCGGTCCCCGCGGGCCCCGGCGCTCCCGCCGCCTCCGGCGTCGAGGGGTTCGACGGCCTGTTCCGCGGTGACGACTCCGCCGGGCACACCCAGCACCTGCCGCCCGTGCAGGAGCCCGTGCTGCGGGGCCGGCCGCCGCAGCGGCCCTACCCGCCGCGCGCGCAGGCCCCCGTACCGCAGGCGCACCCGCATCAGCCCCACCCGCACCAGCAGTACGCCCCGCCCCCGCCCCCGCCGGCGGAGCCCTCCCGCAAGGTCTCGCCCGCGATCATCGGCGCCGTCGTCATCGGCCTCGCCGTCGTCGGCCTCGGCGTCGGCACGCTGCTGCCCGACGGCAAGCCCCAGAACAACGACCCGGGCGCCGTGCCCGCCGCGCCGACCGCGAGCAGCGGTTCGGCCGCGCCCGGCGAGGCCCCGGTCGACCCGGCCCGACCGCAGGCCGTCCAGCTGGACAAGCTCCTCGCGGACAGCAACGACAGCCGGGCCGCGGTGATCAAGGCCGTGGAGGACATCAAGAGCTGCACCAACCTCGACCAGGCGGCCTCGGACCTGCGCGACGCGGCCCGCCAGCGTGAGGAACTCATCACCCGGCTGCAGGAGTTGAAGGTCGACAAGCTGCCCGACCACGCCAAGCTGTCCGCCGCCCTGAACAAGGCCTGGCAGGCCTCGGCGGACGCCGACAACAGCTACGCCGCGTGGGCGGACGACGTGGACGACGACAAGTGCAAGGACGGCAAGGCCAAGGCCACCAAGAACGCCTCCGAAGGCAACAGGTCGAGCGGCGAGGCGACCAAGGCCAAGGAGTCGGCCGCGACCCTGTGGAACACGATCGCGGCCAAGTACGGACTCACCAAGCGCGACAAGTCCCAGCTCTGA
- a CDS encoding ABC transporter substrate-binding protein translates to MTISRRAASLSRTVVATAMGACLVAGCGTLPGSSGGSGGTITVMTFAPEGTGATNMPGMTGMAKAYERWANAKGGINGHKLRVLTCNEKNTPSGAADCARKAVAEKAVAVVGSYSQHGRAFMAPLEAEGIPFIGGYGVSSEEFQSPLSYPVNGGQSVLIAGAGHQLGRVCDQVALVRPDTIAGDTLPVLLNAGLRANKMADAADIRAAEDSADFKPQANEALAHTTGTGKEKEKEKGCVTAVLGERTETFFDAFRRTEPQRKKPQISSVLGSVSQSLVDRTGGRESPFEGAYITSWYPVASDPVWEPMRKVVTDFAFGDDTVDPDDSGAQTTWIAYTVLSEIVKRFEEGEDVDARKVKRSLNESQPVKTGGLTPDLSWRYQDMRAVAGFPRIVNGQVTFQIVQAGRLVAQPGEKSLDMTPTLVQAPRTA, encoded by the coding sequence ATGACCATCTCGCGACGCGCAGCATCCCTCTCCCGCACCGTCGTGGCCACGGCGATGGGTGCGTGCCTCGTGGCCGGGTGCGGGACGCTCCCCGGCAGCTCGGGGGGCTCCGGGGGAACCATCACCGTCATGACCTTCGCTCCGGAGGGGACCGGCGCCACGAACATGCCCGGCATGACCGGAATGGCCAAGGCCTACGAGCGCTGGGCGAACGCCAAGGGCGGTATCAACGGCCACAAACTGCGCGTATTGACCTGCAACGAGAAGAACACGCCCAGCGGCGCCGCCGACTGCGCCCGCAAGGCGGTCGCGGAGAAGGCCGTCGCCGTCGTCGGCTCCTACAGCCAGCACGGACGCGCCTTCATGGCCCCGCTGGAGGCGGAGGGCATCCCCTTCATCGGCGGCTACGGCGTCTCCTCCGAGGAGTTCCAGTCCCCGCTGTCCTACCCGGTCAACGGCGGCCAGTCCGTCCTGATCGCCGGCGCCGGCCACCAGCTGGGGCGCGTCTGCGACCAGGTCGCGCTCGTCCGCCCCGACACCATCGCCGGCGACACCCTGCCGGTCCTGCTCAACGCCGGACTGCGGGCCAACAAGATGGCCGACGCCGCCGACATCCGGGCCGCCGAGGACTCCGCCGACTTCAAGCCGCAGGCCAATGAGGCCCTCGCGCACACCACCGGCACGGGCAAGGAGAAGGAGAAGGAGAAGGGCTGCGTGACCGCGGTCCTCGGCGAGCGCACCGAGACGTTCTTCGACGCCTTCCGCCGCACCGAGCCGCAGCGCAAGAAGCCGCAGATCTCCTCCGTGCTGGGCAGCGTCAGCCAGTCCCTGGTGGACCGCACGGGCGGCCGGGAGAGCCCCTTCGAGGGCGCGTACATCACGAGCTGGTACCCGGTGGCCTCCGATCCCGTCTGGGAGCCGATGCGCAAGGTCGTCACCGACTTCGCCTTCGGCGACGACACCGTCGACCCCGACGACAGCGGGGCGCAGACCACCTGGATCGCGTACACGGTGCTGAGCGAGATCGTGAAGCGCTTCGAGGAGGGCGAGGACGTCGACGCCCGCAAGGTCAAGCGGTCGCTGAACGAGTCCCAGCCGGTGAAGACCGGCGGCCTCACCCCGGACCTGAGCTGGCGCTACCAGGACATGCGCGCCGTCGCCGGCTTCCCCCGCATCGTCAACGGCCAGGTCACCTTCCAGATCGTGCAGGCCGGGCGCCTCGTGGCGCAGCCCGGCGAGAAGAGCCTGGACATGACCCCGACGCTGGTGCAGGCCCCGCGCACGGCCTGA
- a CDS encoding SCO4402 family protein, whose amino-acid sequence MGGMPLNDMPWWRWRCNVRSALHMLSDPAFHEDTWLAGDEGYGDVTDAVYRLVEDTWLDSWSAEKYVGTIFRDSQEAALVDLAVLRVLRILHQVGPDAPVSVYLEHHAWPEAVRAAREAHVRLAQADGDDPDARPTSLEVLRILTRAV is encoded by the coding sequence ATGGGCGGCATGCCCCTGAACGACATGCCGTGGTGGCGCTGGCGCTGCAACGTGCGCTCAGCGCTGCACATGCTTTCCGATCCGGCCTTCCACGAGGACACCTGGCTGGCCGGCGACGAAGGGTACGGCGACGTCACCGACGCCGTGTACCGGCTCGTCGAGGACACGTGGCTCGACAGCTGGTCGGCTGAGAAGTACGTCGGCACGATCTTCCGCGACTCGCAGGAGGCGGCCCTCGTCGACCTCGCCGTGCTGCGCGTGCTCCGGATCCTGCACCAGGTCGGCCCCGACGCCCCCGTCTCCGTCTACCTGGAACACCACGCGTGGCCCGAGGCGGTCCGTGCCGCGCGCGAGGCGCACGTACGGCTCGCGCAGGCCGACGGGGACGACCCGGACGCACGGCCCACCTCGCTGGAAGTGTTGAGGATCCTCACCCGCGCGGTGTGA
- the purU gene encoding formyltetrahydrofolate deformylase, whose translation MSDPHNEAQAQQQPQYVLTVSCPDKQGIVHAVSSYLFMTGCNIVDSQQFGDRETGLFFMRVHFEAEPAVTVEKLRASFAAIGESFKMDWQIHRSEERMRIILMVSKFGHCLNDLLFRSRIGALPVEIAAVVSNHTDFAELVASYEVPFVHIPVTKDTKAQAEAQLLELVRAENVELVVLARYMQVLSDTLCKELSGRIINIHHSFLPSFKGAKPYHQAHARGVKLIGATAHYVTADLDEGPIIEQEVERVGHEVTPDQLVAVGRDVECQALARAVKWHSEHRVLLNGSRTVVFA comes from the coding sequence ATGAGCGACCCGCACAACGAGGCCCAGGCCCAGCAGCAGCCCCAGTACGTCCTGACCGTGTCCTGCCCCGACAAGCAGGGCATCGTGCACGCCGTGTCGAGCTACTTGTTCATGACCGGCTGCAACATCGTGGACAGCCAGCAGTTCGGAGACCGGGAGACCGGGCTCTTCTTCATGCGGGTGCACTTCGAGGCCGAGCCTGCGGTGACGGTGGAGAAGCTGCGGGCGAGCTTCGCCGCCATCGGCGAGTCCTTCAAGATGGACTGGCAGATCCACCGCTCCGAGGAGCGCATGCGGATCATCCTGATGGTGTCCAAGTTCGGGCACTGCCTCAACGACCTGCTGTTCCGCTCGCGGATCGGGGCCCTGCCGGTCGAGATCGCGGCCGTGGTCTCCAACCACACCGACTTCGCCGAGCTGGTCGCCTCGTACGAGGTGCCGTTCGTGCACATCCCGGTGACGAAGGACACCAAGGCGCAGGCCGAGGCGCAGCTGCTGGAACTCGTACGCGCCGAGAACGTCGAGCTGGTGGTGCTCGCGCGGTACATGCAGGTGCTGTCGGACACCCTCTGCAAGGAGCTGAGCGGGCGGATCATCAACATCCACCACTCGTTCCTGCCGAGCTTCAAGGGTGCGAAGCCGTACCACCAGGCGCACGCGCGCGGTGTGAAGCTGATCGGCGCGACCGCGCACTACGTGACGGCCGACCTCGACGAGGGGCCGATCATCGAGCAGGAGGTCGAGCGGGTGGGCCACGAGGTCACCCCGGACCAGCTGGTGGCCGTCGGCCGCGACGTGGAGTGCCAGGCGCTCGCGCGCGCGGTGAAGTGGCACAGCGAGCACCGCGTACTGCTGAACGGCTCCCGCACGGTGGTCTTCGCCTGA
- a CDS encoding EF-hand domain-containing protein has protein sequence MDSAEYERKIAARFATFDQDGSGFIDREDFSAAAKAVLAEFGTAARSEKGQAVFGGAEAFWQGMAGIADVDGDQRVSREEFITGAAKRLRDSPQRFAEIARPFLRAVIAVADEDGHGATPTAAARVLRVLGTAPELAEQVARGLDTDGDGRISEDEILAAFAGYCGVEAPDA, from the coding sequence ATGGACAGCGCAGAATACGAGCGCAAGATCGCCGCCCGATTCGCCACCTTCGACCAGGACGGGTCCGGCTTCATCGACCGGGAGGACTTCAGCGCGGCCGCGAAGGCCGTCCTGGCCGAATTCGGTACCGCCGCACGGTCGGAGAAGGGACAGGCCGTCTTCGGCGGCGCCGAGGCGTTCTGGCAGGGTATGGCCGGGATCGCGGACGTCGACGGGGACCAGCGGGTGTCCCGCGAGGAGTTCATCACGGGCGCGGCCAAGCGGCTGCGCGACAGCCCGCAGCGGTTCGCGGAGATCGCCCGGCCGTTCCTGCGGGCCGTGATCGCGGTGGCGGACGAGGACGGCCACGGCGCGACGCCGACGGCCGCGGCCCGGGTGCTGCGCGTCCTCGGCACCGCGCCCGAACTCGCCGAGCAGGTGGCGCGCGGCCTCGACACCGACGGCGACGGCCGCATCTCGGAGGACGAGATCCTGGCCGCCTTCGCGGGGTACTGCGGCGTGGAGGCCCCGGACGCGTAA
- a CDS encoding sigma-70 family RNA polymerase sigma factor — translation MPKDVPPRWDRRMQQRLARGEAAALGELYDRFASLVHSLAHRVLGDEKAADRITREVFGYIWENPDAYDPKQGSMRSWVARITQGQAVARLRQAELGRGSREELEQKVRSANAAARADYIVTSMPAPLRAALELAYFKRRDYRQAAADLQISEDEARRRLRLGLQLLSTANALPQEDTAQPGYGSREYGTPR, via the coding sequence ATGCCGAAGGACGTACCACCGCGGTGGGACCGCCGCATGCAGCAGCGCCTCGCCCGCGGCGAGGCCGCCGCGCTCGGTGAGCTCTACGACCGCTTCGCCTCGCTCGTGCACAGCCTGGCGCACCGCGTGCTGGGCGACGAGAAGGCGGCGGACCGGATCACCCGCGAGGTCTTCGGCTACATCTGGGAGAACCCGGACGCCTACGACCCCAAGCAGGGCTCCATGCGCTCCTGGGTCGCCCGGATCACCCAGGGCCAGGCGGTGGCCCGGCTGCGCCAGGCCGAACTGGGCCGGGGCTCCCGCGAGGAGCTGGAGCAGAAGGTGCGCAGCGCCAACGCCGCCGCCCGCGCGGACTACATCGTCACCTCCATGCCCGCGCCGCTGCGGGCCGCGCTGGAACTCGCGTACTTCAAGCGGCGCGACTACCGGCAGGCCGCCGCCGACCTCCAGATCAGCGAGGACGAAGCGCGCCGCAGGCTGCGGCTCGGGCTCCAGCTGCTGTCGACCGCCAACGCCCTCCCGCAGGAGGACACCGCCCAGCCCGGTTACGGCTCGCGCGAATACGGAACACCCCGATGA
- a CDS encoding maleylpyruvate isomerase N-terminal domain-containing protein: MNGPAQSPDDGYERPGGQARIPGPRGAADDLDPGHAPRPLPLPAEPTPPPSPPPSHAVLKSLLGAWALAACSAEETRAVEDHLTECAPCAEEALRLRDAVGLLHPEETLDLKPLLRSRVLEDCLGKRPARIPVPVWASPYDTETARLDALLQDFGDSEWHTPVRLKWFEEERSRSQRTTVAGVIGHLMTVDGLIATALGLDDPLGSDAPPGGPTVRTEYFWGASAYPTTRQVREPWREQGHTLVRTVSFAGRGVAELAVDYGGFALPLGDAFLERAFECWVHAWDIADAVDYPYEPPSGPHLHGMIDLAARLLPGALAQRRRAGLAAPARGLVAAGAPGRTLHLEIEGAGGGGWDIALDSPAAKPSPERTVAEIALDGIEFCQLAAGHISPEDVAAGQHGDREAIRDVLFAAASLSRL; the protein is encoded by the coding sequence ATGAACGGCCCCGCCCAGTCGCCCGACGACGGATACGAGCGTCCCGGCGGCCAGGCGCGGATACCGGGCCCGCGCGGGGCCGCCGACGACCTCGACCCGGGGCACGCACCGCGCCCGCTGCCGCTGCCCGCGGAACCGACGCCGCCGCCGTCACCGCCGCCCTCGCACGCCGTGCTGAAATCCCTGCTCGGCGCGTGGGCGCTGGCCGCGTGTTCGGCCGAGGAGACCCGGGCGGTCGAGGACCACCTCACCGAGTGCGCGCCCTGCGCGGAGGAGGCGCTGCGGCTGCGCGACGCGGTCGGACTGCTGCACCCGGAGGAGACCCTCGACCTCAAACCGCTGCTGCGCTCGCGCGTCCTGGAGGACTGCCTCGGCAAGCGGCCGGCCCGCATCCCGGTGCCGGTGTGGGCGAGCCCGTACGACACCGAGACCGCTCGGCTCGACGCCCTGCTCCAGGACTTCGGCGACTCCGAGTGGCACACCCCGGTGCGCCTGAAGTGGTTCGAGGAGGAACGGAGCCGGTCGCAGCGGACCACGGTCGCGGGCGTGATCGGACACCTGATGACCGTCGACGGGCTGATCGCCACCGCGCTCGGGCTGGACGACCCGCTCGGCTCGGACGCGCCGCCGGGCGGTCCGACCGTACGGACGGAGTACTTCTGGGGCGCGTCCGCGTACCCGACGACGCGGCAGGTGCGCGAGCCGTGGCGGGAACAGGGCCACACCCTGGTCCGTACGGTGTCCTTCGCGGGCCGCGGCGTCGCAGAACTCGCCGTGGACTACGGCGGTTTCGCGCTGCCGCTCGGCGACGCCTTCCTGGAGCGGGCCTTCGAGTGCTGGGTGCACGCGTGGGACATCGCGGACGCGGTGGACTACCCGTACGAGCCGCCCTCCGGGCCGCACCTGCACGGGATGATCGACCTGGCGGCGCGGCTCCTGCCGGGCGCGCTGGCACAGCGCCGCCGCGCGGGCCTGGCGGCCCCGGCGCGGGGCCTGGTCGCGGCGGGAGCACCCGGGCGGACCCTGCACCTGGAGATCGAGGGCGCGGGTGGCGGTGGCTGGGACATCGCGCTGGACTCGCCGGCAGCGAAACCGTCGCCGGAACGCACGGTGGCGGAGATCGCCCTGGACGGCATCGAGTTCTGCCAGCTGGCCGCGGGCCACATCTCCCCGGAAGACGTGGCGGCGGGCCAGCACGGCGACCGCGAAGCGATCCGCGACGTCCTGTTCGCGGCAGCCTCCCTGAGCCGCCTGTAG